A region of the Arenibacter antarcticus genome:
GATGCAATTACGTCTGACATTACCTCATTGGAAGCCAAAAACATCATCAATTTGGAATACGGTACCGATTCACATCAAAAATATGACATTTATCTTCCAAAAAATAGAACTAAGGACACTAAAGTACTGATTTTGATACATGGAGGTGGATGGAACAAAGGTGATAAGTCGGAAATGGATGCCTTTAAAGATTTTATTCGGGAACAACTCCCGGAAATAGCGGTTGTGAATATGAACTATAGGCTAGCCGATGTTAACACCCCTCCATATCCCATGCAAATAAATGATATAGATAGAGTGGTAAACGAATTGCGCAATAGGGTACAGGAATTTCAAATATCTCCCGAGATTGGGTTTATTGGCGCCAGTGCCGGTGCACATCTTTCCTTATTATGGAGCTACGCCCATGATACAAAGAAACAAGTAAAGATGGTCTGCAGTATTGTAGGGCCAACCAATTTGCTAGACGAGTCATATGTAAATACAACCGATCAAGAACTAAGAGAACTTTTAGATCAATTTGGAAGTGACCCAGCTGTATTGGAAGCGGTGAGTCCTATATACCAAGTAACCTCAACTTCCCCTGCAACCATATTGTTTTATGGAGCGCAAGACCCCTTAATTCCCAATTCCCAAGGAATAGACCTAAGGGACAAATTAAAGGAATTAAACGTAACCCACGAATTTACCCTATACCCTAATGGTGGTCATGGTTGGATTGGGTTGGATCTTTTGGATACCTCTATTAAATTAAAGGCCTTTATACAAAATCACCTATAGTTTAACTGTGACCTAAATACTAACTTATAAAAAAGATTAGAGTACCTCTAACTTGGCAAAGCGGAGCAACAACTTCTTAATATCGCCTTTATCGAATTTTATCTCCGCTTTTTTATCATTTCCTACACCTTCTATTTTTATCACTTGGCCCCTACCAAATCTAGTGTGGTTTACTAAAGAACCCTCGGATAGGTTGGGGTCTACCGAATTGGTGTTGCCTACAGGAACGCCTAGTTCGGGCTTCAACTTACGCAGCTTGCGCAATTGGTTTTCATTAGGG
Encoded here:
- a CDS encoding alpha/beta hydrolase gives rise to the protein MYKLPHILLLGFLFFCITSCSEDAITSDITSLEAKNIINLEYGTDSHQKYDIYLPKNRTKDTKVLILIHGGGWNKGDKSEMDAFKDFIREQLPEIAVVNMNYRLADVNTPPYPMQINDIDRVVNELRNRVQEFQISPEIGFIGASAGAHLSLLWSYAHDTKKQVKMVCSIVGPTNLLDESYVNTTDQELRELLDQFGSDPAVLEAVSPIYQVTSTSPATILFYGAQDPLIPNSQGIDLRDKLKELNVTHEFTLYPNGGHGWIGLDLLDTSIKLKAFIQNHL